One Bdellovibrio bacteriovorus str. Tiberius DNA segment encodes these proteins:
- a CDS encoding isopenicillin N synthase family dioxygenase — protein MRTLETASHSENSTLRKVPTLSLASYTKGTAGERSEFIDKLFTGLKEYGFIILKDHNVQAADLHKAYDILKNFYALPTEVKKSYISPKAGFQRGYTPFGQEHAKDSPVMDLKEFWHVGRELAEGSALKAVYPANVWPSELPEFQAHFSKLFAALEEAGDVMLEALTMPLEVEKDFFAKMTKDGNSILRLLHYPPIPEGVDPRCVRAAAHEDINFITILPAATASGLQLKDRDGTWLDIDSEPDTLIVDVGDMLARLTNDVLPSTTHRVINPQDGTNQSRYSMPFFMHPHPDAMLSCLPSCKGTGAKYADITGQDFLMQRLREIGLLK, from the coding sequence GTGAGAACACTGGAAACTGCTTCTCATTCTGAAAACAGCACTCTTCGCAAAGTGCCAACATTGAGCCTTGCAAGTTACACCAAAGGGACTGCCGGTGAACGCTCAGAGTTCATCGACAAACTTTTCACTGGTCTGAAAGAATATGGCTTCATCATTCTTAAAGATCACAACGTCCAAGCCGCAGATCTGCACAAAGCTTACGACATCCTTAAGAACTTCTACGCACTTCCGACAGAAGTTAAAAAATCCTATATTTCTCCAAAAGCCGGCTTCCAGCGCGGTTACACTCCATTCGGTCAGGAACACGCCAAAGATTCTCCAGTGATGGACTTGAAAGAGTTCTGGCACGTGGGTCGTGAGCTTGCTGAGGGCAGCGCCCTGAAAGCGGTTTACCCAGCCAACGTATGGCCGTCTGAACTGCCAGAGTTCCAGGCGCATTTCTCCAAGTTGTTTGCGGCTTTGGAAGAAGCGGGCGATGTGATGCTGGAAGCACTGACGATGCCTTTGGAAGTTGAAAAAGACTTCTTCGCAAAAATGACCAAAGATGGAAACTCCATCCTAAGACTTTTGCATTACCCACCAATCCCTGAAGGTGTTGATCCTCGTTGTGTTCGCGCAGCGGCTCACGAAGACATCAACTTCATTACAATTCTTCCAGCTGCAACCGCTTCCGGTCTGCAATTGAAAGATCGTGATGGCACTTGGTTGGATATCGACTCTGAACCAGACACTTTGATCGTGGACGTGGGTGATATGCTGGCTCGCCTGACGAATGACGTTTTGCCATCCACTACACACCGTGTGATCAATCCACAGGATGGTACAAATCAAAGCCGTTATTCCATGCCGTTCTTCATGCACCCGCATCCGGATGCAATGCTAAGCTGCTTGCCATCTTGTAAAGGGACAGGCGCGAAGTACGCTGATATTACTGGACAGGATTTCTTGATGCAGCGACTGCGCGAGATTGGCTTGCTGAAGTAA
- a CDS encoding protein-disulfide reductase DsbD family protein: MSFLLLICIGVSPAFAAGSSSFKFPQGTLELISSHAGWNPAQKNSLGLHFKMNEHWHIYWKNSGDSGAAPKWKWTVENAKITGEQWPLPERINIEGLTNLGYSHESLFIFDLAPQDPAKPISVVLNLEFLICKVECIPYFTELRKEIPFAAQTGPPAAIFSTFIYPENAPSSFRWSVDGRTDQILKTTLSLPAEIQLKNLEVFPEDGETFKSSVPALEPQGSQYLIQLPLQDTSKTDFAGSRFLLVTEDSAGNKKGYEMALEKAAPTALAAILIWALLGGFILNFMPCVFPVLSIKVLSFLGPDQDKQKLRTSGLYYTMGVMCSFLALGGLLLALRAGGEQIGWGFQLQSPLIAAAIALLFFWLGLNFLGTFEIGQSLSYLGAKKTSQSLWGSFMTGVLATVVATPCTAPFMGAALGASLAMPAMNTLMVFAGLGLGMALPFLILSYAPQALKFLPKPGMWMQKLKEFLAFPLFATVLWLMWVLSHQVVVDSLLYLLGVFLLVALWIWFVHTIRHEKLRQLMLLAGFVLSFVILSFLPRDPASASTPSSAAVDVWKPFSVEQVQKDVDEGKAVFIDFTAAWCITCQVNKKLVLHTTDIQKAFTENNVQLYKADWTDKDPKITEALAQDGRNSLPLYVYYQAGSRKALLLPEILTKSIVLELFNKENEP; the protein is encoded by the coding sequence ATGAGCTTTCTTCTTTTGATCTGCATCGGAGTCTCCCCTGCATTTGCAGCGGGCTCTTCTTCGTTTAAATTCCCGCAAGGAACATTGGAACTGATCAGCTCGCACGCGGGCTGGAATCCTGCGCAGAAAAATTCACTGGGTCTGCATTTCAAAATGAATGAACACTGGCATATCTACTGGAAGAACTCCGGTGATTCTGGCGCCGCACCCAAGTGGAAGTGGACCGTTGAAAATGCCAAGATAACTGGCGAACAATGGCCCCTGCCTGAACGAATCAACATCGAGGGCCTGACCAATCTGGGCTATTCCCACGAAAGTCTTTTCATCTTTGACCTGGCCCCCCAGGATCCGGCAAAACCCATCAGCGTGGTTTTGAATCTGGAGTTCCTGATCTGCAAAGTCGAATGCATTCCCTACTTCACCGAACTTCGTAAAGAAATTCCTTTCGCCGCCCAAACCGGCCCGCCCGCGGCGATCTTTTCCACGTTCATTTATCCTGAAAACGCCCCCTCTTCTTTCCGCTGGTCCGTGGATGGTCGCACCGACCAGATCCTGAAAACCACCCTGTCCCTGCCAGCAGAGATTCAGCTTAAGAATCTCGAAGTTTTCCCCGAAGATGGCGAAACATTCAAAAGCAGCGTTCCCGCTCTGGAACCGCAAGGATCGCAGTATCTGATTCAACTGCCACTGCAGGACACTTCCAAAACAGATTTTGCCGGATCCCGTTTTTTACTGGTCACGGAAGACAGCGCAGGCAATAAAAAGGGCTATGAGATGGCCCTTGAAAAAGCCGCTCCCACGGCCTTGGCAGCCATTCTGATCTGGGCTTTGTTGGGTGGGTTCATTCTGAACTTTATGCCGTGTGTGTTCCCGGTTCTTTCCATCAAAGTCTTAAGCTTCCTGGGACCGGATCAGGACAAACAGAAGCTTCGCACCTCGGGTCTTTACTACACCATGGGTGTGATGTGTTCATTCCTTGCCTTGGGTGGACTGCTGCTGGCATTGCGTGCGGGTGGCGAGCAGATCGGCTGGGGTTTCCAGCTGCAGTCACCACTTATAGCCGCCGCAATTGCCTTGCTCTTCTTCTGGCTGGGACTGAATTTTTTGGGGACTTTTGAAATCGGTCAGTCCTTAAGTTACTTGGGGGCGAAGAAAACCTCGCAGTCATTGTGGGGTTCCTTCATGACCGGAGTGCTGGCGACGGTGGTGGCTACTCCGTGCACTGCCCCGTTCATGGGCGCCGCCCTGGGGGCCTCACTTGCCATGCCTGCCATGAACACGCTGATGGTGTTTGCAGGACTGGGATTGGGAATGGCTTTGCCGTTTTTGATTTTATCTTATGCACCCCAGGCCTTGAAGTTTCTGCCCAAGCCCGGAATGTGGATGCAAAAGCTGAAAGAGTTTTTGGCGTTCCCACTGTTCGCCACTGTGCTGTGGCTGATGTGGGTCCTTTCCCATCAGGTCGTCGTGGATTCACTATTGTATCTGCTGGGCGTCTTCCTGCTGGTTGCGCTGTGGATCTGGTTTGTTCACACCATTCGCCACGAAAAACTGCGCCAGCTGATGCTGCTTGCCGGTTTCGTTCTTTCCTTTGTCATTTTGTCGTTCCTGCCAAGGGATCCTGCCTCCGCATCCACGCCAAGCTCTGCCGCCGTGGATGTGTGGAAGCCCTTCAGCGTGGAACAAGTGCAAAAGGATGTGGACGAAGGCAAAGCCGTTTTCATCGACTTCACCGCAGCTTGGTGCATCACCTGTCAGGTGAATAAAAAGCTGGTCCTGCACACCACTGACATCCAAAAGGCCTTCACCGAAAACAACGTGCAGCTTTACAAAGCCGACTGGACTGACAAGGATCCGAAAATCACGGAAGCTCTGGCCCAGGATGGTCGCAATTCACTGCCTCTGTATGTCTATTACCAAGCAGGCAGCCGCAAGGCATTGCTGCTGCCTGAAATTTTAACCAAAAGTATCGTGCTCGAATTATTCAACAAGGAGAATGAACCATGA
- the tsaA gene encoding tRNA (N6-threonylcarbamoyladenosine(37)-N6)-methyltransferase TrmO — MEPIGYLESCFKDKFGTPRQPGLVKRAEARLKIRADLQPEESLQGLEGFSHVWLIWVFHQNKVARFHAKVHPPRLGGESMGLFATRTPHRPNPIGLSLVELVRVEKDGIVVAGADLVDGTPILDIKPYLPEVESIPNARTGWPAEIAKNPITVTFDDKAEQLLQEWQVRNPDKALREVIEETLKQDPRPVVYRGFEEGDSPYRSSHAVRLYDVDVHFKFESPTQVRVFDILFMHN, encoded by the coding sequence ATGGAACCTATTGGCTACTTGGAGTCTTGCTTTAAAGATAAATTTGGAACGCCGCGACAGCCTGGGCTTGTTAAGCGGGCCGAAGCACGTCTGAAAATCCGCGCGGATCTTCAGCCTGAAGAATCTTTGCAGGGCCTTGAGGGTTTCAGTCATGTGTGGCTGATTTGGGTCTTCCATCAAAACAAAGTGGCGCGCTTCCATGCGAAAGTGCATCCGCCACGTTTGGGTGGGGAAAGCATGGGTCTTTTTGCGACCCGCACTCCGCATCGTCCGAATCCGATCGGGCTGTCTTTGGTGGAACTGGTGCGCGTGGAAAAAGACGGCATCGTGGTCGCTGGAGCAGATCTGGTGGATGGCACTCCGATTCTGGACATCAAACCTTATTTGCCGGAAGTGGAATCCATTCCCAATGCCCGTACTGGCTGGCCGGCAGAGATTGCCAAGAACCCGATCACGGTGACTTTTGACGACAAGGCCGAGCAACTTTTACAAGAGTGGCAGGTGCGAAACCCTGACAAAGCTTTGCGTGAAGTCATCGAAGAAACCCTGAAGCAGGATCCGCGTCCTGTCGTTTATCGTGGTTTTGAAGAGGGCGATTCCCCTTATAGAAGCTCTCACGCGGTTCGCCTGTACGACGTGGATGTCCATTTCAAATTTGAAAGCCCCACCCAGGTGCGCGTATTCGATATTCTTTTTATGCATAATTAG
- a CDS encoding S8 family serine peptidase, with amino-acid sequence MKIFVFCALMLGLTTVSVASPFTNTDSLKNSLGFTPYYSSQNPGRKLKVAVLDKGFFGYEKEIGRTLPAGTRYVAGPVANPENLKVVHGLKMAQILTAMMTNDMRASQWMPELTLYNAFGYSNFKAAIDDVIARQYDLVLYSEVWEYGGNGDGGGFINAEVNRATRAGVIWVNAAGNFALTTYNGPLTTVQDNWVLLPDQNNALALRCQAAAGKKCSAKIVLSWNDFKDDVEEGTTKDLDLALTDDMLNVIQNSALKQSADRNEGRPGFSKYPREIISAELSPGLYFLRVKNRSNNFTNRDQLRITADGDGLVMPSHSRGESILNPADNPTVITVGASDSDRSSTSFFKDKPDLLAPSSIKLSDGTEYRGSSNSAAIVAAGLGILKSREPRMTRKDLLDAVSSKHNWEQRGLSLNLLGFGPTGPNCFLDVSFNPIPEQIRDVVARGGVPVQTTAAIRVMVAFDPILLAPHLQRQLLNDMIVALPQGGYGIFNRRAMIPPGAVEIFQRPLEAGLCRPTPVNGKNFRL; translated from the coding sequence ATGAAAATTTTCGTGTTTTGCGCTTTGATGCTTGGTCTGACAACAGTCAGCGTGGCGTCTCCATTCACTAATACGGATTCATTGAAAAATTCATTGGGGTTCACTCCCTACTATTCTTCGCAGAATCCTGGGCGCAAGTTGAAGGTTGCGGTTCTTGATAAAGGTTTCTTTGGGTATGAAAAAGAAATTGGGCGTACTTTGCCCGCGGGGACTCGTTATGTTGCCGGGCCGGTGGCTAATCCTGAAAATTTGAAGGTCGTGCATGGGTTGAAGATGGCGCAGATTCTGACGGCCATGATGACCAATGATATGCGGGCTTCGCAGTGGATGCCTGAGCTGACTTTGTATAATGCTTTTGGGTATTCCAATTTCAAAGCGGCTATTGATGATGTGATTGCCCGCCAATATGACCTGGTTCTTTATTCTGAAGTTTGGGAATACGGGGGCAATGGCGATGGGGGTGGCTTTATCAATGCAGAGGTCAACCGTGCGACTCGTGCGGGTGTGATCTGGGTGAATGCGGCTGGTAACTTTGCCTTGACCACTTACAATGGTCCGCTGACGACAGTTCAGGACAATTGGGTTTTGCTGCCGGATCAGAACAATGCTTTGGCTTTGCGCTGTCAGGCTGCGGCTGGGAAAAAATGTTCGGCTAAGATTGTTCTTTCCTGGAATGACTTCAAAGATGATGTTGAAGAAGGCACCACCAAGGATCTGGATCTGGCCCTTACTGATGACATGCTGAATGTAATTCAGAACAGTGCCTTAAAACAATCCGCCGACCGCAATGAAGGCCGACCGGGTTTTTCCAAATACCCGCGTGAAATCATCTCTGCTGAACTTTCTCCGGGGCTTTATTTCCTGCGTGTGAAAAACAGATCCAACAATTTCACCAACCGCGATCAATTGCGAATCACGGCTGATGGTGATGGTTTGGTGATGCCTTCCCATTCCCGCGGCGAAAGCATCTTGAATCCAGCTGACAACCCAACGGTAATTACGGTGGGAGCGAGTGATTCAGATCGTTCTTCGACTTCTTTCTTCAAGGACAAACCGGATTTGCTGGCGCCTTCTTCCATAAAGCTTTCTGATGGAACTGAATATCGTGGCAGCTCCAATTCGGCGGCGATTGTGGCTGCGGGTTTGGGAATTTTAAAATCCCGTGAACCTCGCATGACTCGCAAAGATTTACTGGATGCTGTCAGCTCCAAACACAACTGGGAACAGCGTGGTCTGTCTTTGAACTTGTTGGGCTTTGGTCCGACAGGTCCGAATTGCTTCCTTGATGTCTCTTTCAATCCAATTCCAGAACAAATCCGTGATGTCGTTGCTCGTGGTGGTGTGCCCGTGCAAACCACGGCGGCGATTCGTGTGATGGTTGCATTTGATCCCATCTTGCTTGCTCCACATCTGCAGCGTCAGCTTTTGAATGACATGATCGTGGCTTTGCCTCAGGGCGGATACGGCATCTTCAATCGCCGTGCGATGATTCCTCCGGGTGCGGTGGAAATCTTCCAGCGTCCGCTGGAAGCAGGTCTTTGCCGTCCGACTCCGGTCAACGGCAAAAACTTCCGTCTGTAA